A segment of the Paracoccus suum genome:
CGGTAGCGACGAACCGCAATGGCTCGGCAGCTGCGGGTTGCGCTGTGCCATCAGCGCCGCCCCCGCCCAGGTCCGGCTGTACCGGCGCCTGGGGCGGGACCTCGCCAGCGTCAACATGGCCCAGTATGAACATCCCGGCCGGCCCGCGGGCTGTCCGCTGCCCGTCGGAACGTTTTTCCTGAACCGCCAGTCCGACGCATCCACTGACGTGTGGCGCATTCGCATGCTGGCGCGCAGCGTCTGACATGGTGGTTCTCAGGGCCCTCGTGCTGGCGCTGTCAGACATGCTTCGGCCGTCCCTGCTGGGGCTGGTCGGCCGCGCGCTGCTGCTGACGCTAGCGGTGCTGATTGCCCTGCAGGCCTCGGTGACGGTGGCCATCCGGCTTTTCGCGCCGCACGACCTCGACCTGCCCTGGCTGGGGACGGTGGCGGTCGGCAATTTGTTGTCCTGGGGCTCGCTGGCGCTGCTGCCGGTGCTGGCGCTGGTGCTGATGGCGCCGGTCGCGGCGCTGTTCTGCGGCATGATGTCGGACAACGTCGCCTCGCGGATCGAGGGCATCCACTACCCGGCCCGCCGCGGCCGCGAGCAGTCCTTTCGCGCCGGTCTTGCCGATG
Coding sequences within it:
- a CDS encoding EI24 domain-containing protein gives rise to the protein MVVLRALVLALSDMLRPSLLGLVGRALLLTLAVLIALQASVTVAIRLFAPHDLDLPWLGTVAVGNLLSWGSLALLPVLALVLMAPVAALFCGMMSDNVASRIEGIHYPARRGREQSFRAGLADGISVMLIVLVFSLAMLVLSPVLGPAAHLLFYGGNGWLLGREFFQSAAVRHLPAVEAAALRRSMSGKVTAAGTMVALLLTVPVLNILVPVMAMAAFTHLYHLSAAGSDPRSRYPRG